The DNA window CGCGCTGAAGGCCTTCTCGAAGACCACGCCGCGCTCGGCGAGTCTCGTCAGAAAAGGAGCCGTGGCTCTCGGGTAGCCATACATCGGGAGATGATCGGCTCGAAGGGTGTCGATGGTCACGGCAATGATGCAGTCCGCAGAATTTGAATTGGCTGTTTTGGGCTGCTCGGGTTGGCAGGCGAGACAAGATGCGAGCAGGAATGCTCCCAGGGCGCTTGTGAATGGGTGTCGGAATGCTGGCACGCCTCAGTATGTTGCGCTTTCTCGGGATGGAGTCCAGTCCCGTCTGCGGGGCTCACAAGCCGCAGGGGGACCGAGAGTTTTGGCGGACCTGAATCCCGCAATATCGCCGGGCACCAATCCAGGAACTAAACGCCCTCAGATCAGATAGCCGCCCGAAACCTTGATGTTGGTGCCGGTGGTATGGGCGGCGGCGTCGCTGCAGAGATAGAGCAGGGCACCGACCAGGTCTTCGCTGGTCCCCGGGCGGCCCGCGGGAATGCGCTCCAGAGGGACCTCTTTTTCCGAGTTCGCAAGAACGCCAGGCGAGATCGCATTGACAGTGATGCCATGCGGGGCTTCGTTTTTAGCCATGGATTTCGTCAGCACCCAGGTGGCTGTCTTGCCGATCTTGTAGGGGGTCGCAAAGATCACGGGTGCCAGCGCGTCGGCGTCGGCGTCCAGAATGTTGATGATGCGTCCAAAGCCGCGAGCCCGCATGCCGCAGGCCGCTGCGCGCGAAGTGTTCCACGTGGAGGTCACCGTACCGTCAATGCAGCGCTGCCAATCCGCAGGTGTGATTTCGTCGAGCGTCTTCCAGACAATGACGCCGACGTTGTTCACCAGAATCTCGATCGACCCGAGTGCGGTTTCGGCGGCCTGAATTGCGTTGGCGGCTTGGTCCGCTTGTGTCAGGTCGGCCTGAACGGCGAGAGAGCGGCGTCCCATCGCTTCGATCTCCGAGACGACGTTGTGGGCGGCTTCCTCGTTGGTGTGGAAGTGAATCGCGACGTCCGCTCCCGAGCGGGCGAGGCCGAGTGCCAGATCGCGCCCGGTGCGGTGGGCGGCTCCGGTGACGAAGGCGTTTTTTCCTGACAGCGGCGTATCGCTCATGAAGTCTCCGCGGCGTTGTGGCGCAGGAGTGCGCGCAAGGTGGAGGGATCGTGCGTGCGGATATAGTCGGCGCGCGCATGGAGGACAGAAGACGCCATCATGATGCGTGCCAATCTTTCGGGTTTGCGGGCGGCATAGAAAAGCAGCGGGCAGCCCAGCGCGCGGAGTCGGTCCGCTTGCCAGACGATCTCGAGTTGCCGGTGGATTTTTTCGAAGTCATCCGTCTCGGGGTGAATGATTCCCAGATTAGGGTCGATGATCACGTCTTCGATCCCGGCACGATGGGCTTCGGCTACCCGTGGTTCGAGTGATTCCAGAATCGCCCCGACGGCATCTGTCGGCGCCGCGAGACGCGGGCGAGTGCGCATTTCATAGGCATTGCCGTAGGGCATATGCGTGAGGATCAGAGAGGCCTTGGCTCCGGCAATCGCTGCGAGCATTTCGGCCGAGGCATGTTGCCCGGTGAAGTTTATGACGTCTGCTCCCCAGTCCACGGCGGCGCAGGCGGTGTCCGGCGACCACGTGTCGATCGAGAAGGGAATTCTATTTTCGCGCAAGCGCCGGGCGGCAGGTTCCAGGCGCCGTTGCTCCTCCGGGTCGCCGATCTGCGGCGCATCGGGAGTAATCGATCGGCCACCGAGGTCGATGATGGAGGCGCCATGAGATTGAAGATCGAGAGCTCGAGCGAGGGCTTCGTCCGGGGTGTGCGCGATTGAATCCTCGACCATGGATTCCGGCGAGAGATTCACGACACATAGAAGTTTCGGGGCATAAGGTTCCGCAGCGGGGCGATTGCCGACCTCGGCCGAACGAGACTCAGCGGTTGTCATCACTCCGGTACTCGCAGACACCGCTTTGCCCGCTGGTCTCCGAAATCGCGACGCGAAGGCGACGAACCTGCGTCGCGCCGAATTTTTCCACCAAGCGTCCCCTCAGAGTATCGCTGAACCAGGTCGCCAGGTTTTCGACAGAGGTATTATTGATCGGGAGGTGCACGACCTCGGGACTTGGGACGAGGTAGCGACAGTCTCGATAGACCACGCTCGTATGATTATCTTCCAACTCGGTAATCTCGAGTTCGGGATGCTCGGACGGCAACAGCCAATGTTCATCGAGAGAGTCGCAGAGCTCGCGGATGACCGGCTTGGCATCAATGAAGTCGATGACCAGCCCCTTCTCGCTGAGGTCGCCCTCGATCTCGACGCTTACATGGTAATTATGACCATGCAGTCGCTCCTTGGAGCCATCCGGAAAGATCAGGAAATGTGCGCAGGAGAACTTGAAGTACTCCTTGCTCAAGGTGATTGCCCAGTTGTTCATTTTGGTCTGACGCTTCGATTCCGAGCTTGGCGGGACGTAGTTTCAAGGTCCTGACAGCGATTCCCTGCTCAACGGCAAAACTACTCCGAGCCATACGGATCCGCAAGCCGCACCTTCGGGGCTGGCCTTGCCTGCCTCACAAGCGCGGGTTTTTATTTTGCGGTAGAGTTTTTCCGGCATGTCCGATTTTCACCAGAATGGCGCCGTCACGACCCTGCACGATCTGGGCGGCGGGAATCGTGCGGCCCTCGAGGGACTCCTTGCCGAAGCAGCTCTCGACTACAAGATGGGCTTGGTCCTGCCCGTGACTGCTTCCGATTTGCGGGCCGAGCCCTTTGCGCGAATTGTCGAATCCCTGCGTGGGGTCAACTACATCGATCAGATTTGTGTCGTGCTGGGGCAGGCTCCGGCCGAGCAGGACTATCTCGATGCGCAGAAGTTGGTAAGTCCCCTCGGGCCGCGGGCGCGAGTCCTCTGGAGCAGCGGCCCTGTCGTTCAGGCTGTCTACCGGGAACTCACCGAAGCCGGTTTCCCGCTGGATGTGCCGGGCAAGGGGAGATCGGTCTGGACCGCGTTTGGCTACCTGATGGCAGATCCGCGGCTGAAGGCCTTTGTTCTGCACGATTGCGATATCGTGGACTACGACCGCATTTTGCTGGCTCGCTTATGCTTGCCCATGGCGCATCCCAATCTGGATTTTGAATTCACCAAAGCGTTTTACCACCGCAGTTCGGACCGCATGTATGGTCGCGTGGCGCGCCTTCTGGTTTCGCCGCTTTTACAAAGTTTGATTTCCGTATTGGGTAGCGATCCGTTCCTGCTCTTTCTCGAGAGCTTTCGCTATCCGCTCTCCGGTGAATTCGCGATATCTTCGGCTCTCGCCCGTTCCAATCGGATCCCCGGTGATTGGGGGCTGGAAATCGGCACGCTGGCCGAGGTCTTCCGCAACACCGCAGCCAAGCGCGTCTGTCAGGTCGACCTGGGCATTACCTACGACCACAAGCATCAGGATTTGTCGCTGGCAGACCCGGGACGAGGTCTGATGAAAATGGCTGCAGATATCGTGGGCACGGTATTTCGCACGTTGGCGAGTCGCGGTCAGGTGATCGATGCCACTCTCGTCTCCACGTTGCGGGCCGCCTATCTGCGCTGCGCGCAGGATCGAATCCGACAGTATCATGCCGATGCTGTGGTCAACGGGCTTGTCTATGACCGTCAGGCAGAGGAGCAGATCGTCGACGGCTTCGCTCGCCAGATGGCCACAGCCGGAGAGGCCTTTCGGGCGGACCCCCAGGGTGGGGCGGCGATCCCCAACTGGGCGCGTGTGCTGACCGCCTTCCCGGATCTGCCGGCCCGGCTACGAGCCGCGGCGTCCGATCCGGCTTGATTCTCGCGGGTCTCCACTAGAGTGGAGGATTCTCCTGAATGCCGGAAAATCTATTGAATTCATTGGATTAAAATAGTTTCCTTGATAATTTCCATGGAAAGTATATAAAAGTGGAGGATGAAGTCGTTTCGAGAAATCGGGAAGTATTGGCGCTCGGAGTACCCGGACCGAAAGTTCGAGAGGGTGAGGCCTTTGCTGCTTCTGTCGCGGCTTTCGTTTTTGATGCCTGCTTTTCAGAAGGACGTGCTTGCCCCGCACGGTTTGTCCCCCAGCGATTACAGCATTCTCGGCGCGCTGCGCCGAGCCGGTCGCCCACGCCAGTTGCAACCCGAAGATCTCTATAATGCTCTGGGCTGTACCCCGGGGGGCCTGACCAAGATGATCAACCGGTTGGAAGGACGGGGTTTGGTGCAGCGCACCAATGATCTCGAAGATGGACGTCGGGCGAGAATCCGACTGACCCCCAAGGGTGCGGCGCTCGAGCGCAAAGCCTTTGCCGATTATAGCGAGAGCGCCGAGCAGGTAATGTCGAATCTCTCCGATGATGAAATCCAGAAGGTCGATTTTGCGCTGGGCCTTCTGACCGCAATTTTCGATGCCCCGGATGCGGGAGGCGCCGCGGCTCAGGCGAGATCGGCAAGTCTTGCCGAAGCCAGAGCAGCCTTGCGCGATACCCCCTCCACCAACGAGGGCGATGACAGGATGGAAGCCAGATGAGATATGATTTGCTCATTACCAATGGATTGGTAGTTGACGGAACCGGTTTGCCGCGTCGCCGTGCCGATGTCGCGATTCGCGATGGCAAAATTGCCGGGATCGGTCAGTTCGACGAGTCGCTCGCCGACAAGGTGATGGATGCCAAAGGCAGGATAGTCGCGCCGGGCATCATCGACCCGCACACCCATTATGACCCGCAGCTCACCTTTGATCCCTACGCGACGTCGTCCTGTTACCATGGGGTGACGACCGTCCTCGCGGGGAACTGCGGTTTCTCGATCGCGCCGGTCAAGGCCGAGGATCGCGGCTTCATGTCGCAGATCTTTACGCGGGTCGAGGATATGGCCCCGGGTGCTCTGGAAGGAATTCCATGGAATTTCGAGAGCTTTCCGGAATTCCTGAAGAGTCGCGAGGGCCACCTCGGGGTCAATGCTGCTTTCTATGTGGGGCATTGCAACGTCCGTCGCTGGGTGATGGGCGAGGACAGCAATGCTCGGGAAGCAACGCCGCAAGAAATTGCCGATATGCGCGTTTTGGTTCGTGAGGCGATGGAAGCCGGTGCGGCGGGGTTGTCCTCGACGCATGCCCCGACACACCTGGATGCCGCAGATCGCCCCGTACCCAGTCGGATGGCTTCCAAGGATGAACTGCAGGCTCTCGTCAACGAAGTTGGACTTTGTAATCGCGGTTCGATCTCTTATTTGCCGTATAGCTCGATCGGTGGACTGGACGAGGCCGATGGGGACTATCTGATCGACCTCGCCTTGAGCAGTCGCCTGCCGGTGATCATTCAGGGGTTGGGCGCCCGCAGCAAGGTGGATGCACCGACAGCGACGTGGGAGAACTCTCGAAAGTATCTGGAGAGCGCGCGGCACCAGGGGGCCGGCGTCTATTCGATGCTGATGGCGCGTCCCTTTAACCGTCGATTCAGTTTTGCCGAGGGAACCGGCCTTTACGATGGTGTGCCCGCTCTGGCACGGTTGTTCGGAGAAGCGGATACCGTGGCGGCACGCACGGCCATGTTGCGAGATCCCGAATACCGGGAGACGATCCGCGAGGCCGTGGAAAATCCGAACGCGG is part of the Candidatus Binatia bacterium genome and encodes:
- a CDS encoding MarR family transcriptional regulator, which encodes MKSFREIGKYWRSEYPDRKFERVRPLLLLSRLSFLMPAFQKDVLAPHGLSPSDYSILGALRRAGRPRQLQPEDLYNALGCTPGGLTKMINRLEGRGLVQRTNDLEDGRRARIRLTPKGAALERKAFADYSESAEQVMSNLSDDEIQKVDFALGLLTAIFDAPDAGGAAAQARSASLAEARAALRDTPSTNEGDDRMEAR
- a CDS encoding 6-carboxytetrahydropterin synthase, which codes for MNNWAITLSKEYFKFSCAHFLIFPDGSKERLHGHNYHVSVEIEGDLSEKGLVIDFIDAKPVIRELCDSLDEHWLLPSEHPELEITELEDNHTSVVYRDCRYLVPSPEVVHLPINNTSVENLATWFSDTLRGRLVEKFGATQVRRLRVAISETSGQSGVCEYRSDDNR
- a CDS encoding amidohydrolase family protein, yielding MRYDLLITNGLVVDGTGLPRRRADVAIRDGKIAGIGQFDESLADKVMDAKGRIVAPGIIDPHTHYDPQLTFDPYATSSCYHGVTTVLAGNCGFSIAPVKAEDRGFMSQIFTRVEDMAPGALEGIPWNFESFPEFLKSREGHLGVNAAFYVGHCNVRRWVMGEDSNAREATPQEIADMRVLVREAMEAGAAGLSSTHAPTHLDAADRPVPSRMASKDELQALVNEVGLCNRGSISYLPYSSIGGLDEADGDYLIDLALSSRLPVIIQGLGARSKVDAPTATWENSRKYLESARHQGAGVYSMLMARPFNRRFSFAEGTGLYDGVPALARLFGEADTVAARTAMLRDPEYRETIREAVENPNADPDKGSTLPPPHFDAVHIYAAATPENQELIGRSLAEIAREKGIKPMDLMADVALSEDLAIEFIWRTETEEWKDGTHVASMHPNMIIGTSDGGAHLGRDDGAEFTSYFLQYWVREWGKWELEEAIRQLTQQPAALLGLTGRGMLLPGYAADIMIFDPDRIGPGKKEFVNDFPNGVGRWSSRPEGVHATIVNGVPIVIDGELVEGCGYPGHVASPATA
- a CDS encoding dihydropteroate synthase — translated: MTTAESRSAEVGNRPAAEPYAPKLLCVVNLSPESMVEDSIAHTPDEALARALDLQSHGASIIDLGGRSITPDAPQIGDPEEQRRLEPAARRLRENRIPFSIDTWSPDTACAAVDWGADVINFTGQHASAEMLAAIAGAKASLILTHMPYGNAYEMRTRPRLAAPTDAVGAILESLEPRVAEAHRAGIEDVIIDPNLGIIHPETDDFEKIHRQLEIVWQADRLRALGCPLLFYAARKPERLARIMMASSVLHARADYIRTHDPSTLRALLRHNAAETS
- a CDS encoding SDR family oxidoreductase, whose amino-acid sequence is MSDTPLSGKNAFVTGAAHRTGRDLALGLARSGADVAIHFHTNEEAAHNVVSEIEAMGRRSLAVQADLTQADQAANAIQAAETALGSIEILVNNVGVIVWKTLDEITPADWQRCIDGTVTSTWNTSRAAACGMRARGFGRIINILDADADALAPVIFATPYKIGKTATWVLTKSMAKNEAPHGITVNAISPGVLANSEKEVPLERIPAGRPGTSEDLVGALLYLCSDAAAHTTGTNIKVSGGYLI
- a CDS encoding glycosyl transferase, with product MSDFHQNGAVTTLHDLGGGNRAALEGLLAEAALDYKMGLVLPVTASDLRAEPFARIVESLRGVNYIDQICVVLGQAPAEQDYLDAQKLVSPLGPRARVLWSSGPVVQAVYRELTEAGFPLDVPGKGRSVWTAFGYLMADPRLKAFVLHDCDIVDYDRILLARLCLPMAHPNLDFEFTKAFYHRSSDRMYGRVARLLVSPLLQSLISVLGSDPFLLFLESFRYPLSGEFAISSALARSNRIPGDWGLEIGTLAEVFRNTAAKRVCQVDLGITYDHKHQDLSLADPGRGLMKMAADIVGTVFRTLASRGQVIDATLVSTLRAAYLRCAQDRIRQYHADAVVNGLVYDRQAEEQIVDGFARQMATAGEAFRADPQGGAAIPNWARVLTAFPDLPARLRAAASDPA